The proteins below are encoded in one region of Silene latifolia isolate original U9 population chromosome 2, ASM4854445v1, whole genome shotgun sequence:
- the LOC141643465 gene encoding haloacid dehalogenase-like hydrolase domain-containing protein At4g39970 codes for MAMSATPSTLSPPQHQQHHRLLLSPSPSSLSPPSSTSFTSRATHSLSSTTIRYPLSAAKPKRGHSTTVYGSLHALIFDCDGVILESEDLHRQAYNDAFAFFNVRCPADVDGSLNWDVEFYDVLQNRIGGGKPKMRWYFKENGWPTSTVFETPPENDADRAKLIDTLQDWKTERYQEIIKSGSVQPRPGVLQLMDEAKAAGKKLAVCSAATKSSVILTLESLIGLDRFHGLDCFLAGDDVKEKKPDPSIYITAAQRLGVSEKDCLVVEDSIIGLQAATKAGMSCVVTYTPSTSNQDFSEAIAIYPDLSSIRLSDLEMVLENVVAAG; via the exons ATGGCAATGAGCGCCACACCTTCAACACTATCACCACCCCAACACCAACAACACCACCGCCTTCTTCTATCTCCTTCACCGTCATCGCTCTCGCCACCGTCTTCCACCTCATTCACCTCACGTGCCACACACTCTCTCTCTTCAACCACTATCCGTTATCCCCTCAGCGCCGCAAAGCCGAAACGAGGCCACTCAACTACCGTATACGGGTCACTGCACGCACTCATTTTCGACTGCGATGGCGTTATTTTAGAATCCGAGGATTTACACCGTCAAGCTTACAATGACGCCTTTGCTTTCTTCAATGTGCGCTGTCCTGCTGATGTTGACGGGTCGCTTAATTGGGACGTTGAGTTTTATGATGTTCTTCAGAATCGTATTGGTGGTGGCAAACCTAAAATGCGTTG GTACTTCAAGGAGAATGGATGGCCAACTTCAACTGTATTTGAGACGCCTCCCGAAAATGATGCTGACCGGGCTAAGCTGATCGACACCCTACAG GACTGGAAAACCGAAAGGTACCAGGAAATTATCAAGTCTGGTTCT GTGCAACCAAGACCTGGGGTTTTGCAATTGATGGATGAAGCAAAGGCTGCA GGAAAAAAGCTAGCTGTTTGCTCGGCTGCAACCAAAAGTTCAGTTATACTCACTCTCGAGAGTCTGATTGGATTG GATCGTTTCCATGGGCTTGATTGCTTTCTTGCAG GAGATGACGTCAAAGAAAAGAAACCTGATCCGTCAATATACATCACAGCTGCTCAG AGGCTAGGGGTGTCGGAGAAAGACTGTCTGGTGGTGGAAGATAGTATCATCGGTCTACAG GCTGCGACAAAAGCTGGAATGTCTTGTGTGGTGACGTACACACCTTCCACTTCAAATCAG GACTTTTCTGAAGCAATTGCAATTTACCCCGACTTAAGTTCCATAAG ATTGAGTGATTTGGAAATGGTGCTGGAAAATGTTGTTGCTGCTGGTTAG